Proteins encoded together in one Venturia canescens isolate UGA chromosome 10, ASM1945775v1, whole genome shotgun sequence window:
- the Nxt1 gene encoding NTF2-related export protein — translation MEQDLKAKIDQACRTAEEFTKVYYESLDKRRYLMSRLYLDTGILIWNGNGVEGKDNIQKFWIDLPPSEHSILTLDAQPITGPAVADQLTFLVKVSGQVKYQEKMSRPFNQNFLITAMADKWKIVSDCFRLQETLDIAD, via the exons ATGGAGCAG GATTTGAAAGCAAAAATAGATCAAGCTTGCCGCACGGCTGAGGAATTCACAAAAGTGTACTACGAAAGTTTGGACAAAAGACGATAC CTGATGTCCAGGCTCTATCTGGATACAGGGATTTTAATATGGAACGGAAATGGTGTTGAAGGCAAAGACAATATACAAAAATTTTGGATAGATTTGCCTCCTTCAGAACACAGCATACTGACCTTGGATGCTCAACCCATTACCG GTCCAGCAGTGGCGGATCAACTGACTTTCCTCGTCAAGGTTAGTGGCCAAGTCAAGTATCAGGAGAAAATGAGTAGACCGTTCAACCAAAATTTTCTCATAACGGCGATGGcggacaaatggaaaattgtCAGTGATTGCTTCAGGCTGCAAGAAACTTTGGACATTGCCGATTAA
- the Abl gene encoding tyrosine-protein kinase Abl isoform X2 yields the protein MGAQQTKDRVIPAGSAVRQTRKQPRNPKESRLIGSNIFTEHSEALLQSRPLPHIPALPEGDPPSGSSVQSISQQTNLQQQHANVSSGGLLEAANRWTSKENLLAQEEDDPQLFVALYDFQAGGENQLSLKKGEQVRILSYNKSGEWCEAHSSTGQVGWVPSNYVTPVNSLEKHSWYHGRISRNAAEYLLSSGINGSFLVRESESSPGQRSISLRYEGRVYHYRISEDSEGKMFVTTESKFNTLAELVHHHSMLADGLITQLLYPAPKHNKPTVFPLSPEPDEWEINRTDIVMRHKLGGGQYGDVYEAVWKRYNMTVAVKTLKEDTMALKDFLEEAAIMKEMKHRNLVQLLGVCTREPPFYIITEFMSKGNLLDYLRNESKHQINAVVLMHMATQIASGMSYLESRNFIHRDLAARNCLVGENHLVKVADFGLARLMRDDTYTAHAGAKFPIKWTAPEGLAYNKFSTKSDVWAFGILLWEIATYGMSPYPGVDLTDVYHMLEKGYRMECPPGCPPKVYELMRQCWQWLAVERPTFKEIHHSLENMFQESSITEEVEKQLQGGGEIPLLSYKKSHTGSTGNIHGLVLVTDQLSNTGLTQDGSSTVTKLSTFMGGLSSKANNSSIVQMRRSTNKKGKQAPAPPKRTSLLSSCSSFRDSAYQEQDQRDIDVGGVGLDDGTDVNGITRDLVTMATQSITAGGCDLDDDGDGGSQGTAEPNYPPQPSASPEPVPNKQSNLKQIKTRPYPSKEVLPQKLVHVGALEVQNVKRAINRYGTLPKGARIGAYLESLRQSGMPSSQEGGGGVSISSLSSTSNQQQQQNSQNQQQQQQQQQHDMTSGSSSIMESQQHRSLSPRQNNLRNQPQMTRSNSSSGVVSTYQPPNSPRSRGSGSRKTNNDNIGLRTFRSGTAAAVAANTSTFRTASPSRLVQPTLADLEFPPPPLDLPPPPNHHHHHHHHHHHHHQQQSSSNSGDQCDLPITSSCSLSVDCGSTKSSGSPLGTRKSKSDRTRGSREEPTSGEQEAEERGNDVSTAEPSVREASSRFGVSLRRRETQTSDSTTFSNNSSRVSTEEKKVASVVGQQQQQQQQRGKEISVRKHESIMSPPEESPPPPPPPPPPPLESCNDTFIDKPGMKEMLELKLINEIKNSADNKTIIGGAVNSRANTTSSGVASMSLDPASQLLSELCASFSMEGAGPTRQSFQPSEYAISTLKSTDSGNDVSRDSCEKYASVTTKQEISPIVESVPPNAVGTFKLKRVEKTRNNHPPKEETSDGPQIIDFKARLRKVDNTEKPNEERGGGGGGGGGSGNSKRTSEETTASSDGYSGTNEEQQEEDKRRSTGSISSLKRLWENKEASSISIENQPPSPKLGARGTMKQQETTDPGEESPEDHSGASTRSSTSKQSSETRSWPPPITSLELEKPIVPAKPPKSLVVSSAKHFVSSIYATPNCDRQTTSLAHSGSNTSADEDASKQQIVDTTKNSKHNVLEISAAIENSITNLKGSPSIVIASWLQLSDKVGLLHGICVGMTDTAISPHVRFQFRDILTRLELQARQLRAAGTRNITENTRLLSDVQNTIKDVTNMVQR from the exons ATGGACGAGTAAGGAAAATCTCCTTGCCCAGGAAGAGGACGATCCACAGCTATTCGTGGCCCTTTACGATTTCCAAGCCGGAGGAGAAAATCAGCTCAGTCTGAAAAAAG GTGAGCAGGTTCGAATTCTAAGTTACAACAAAAGCGGAGAATGGTGCGAGGCTCATTCGAGCACCGGCCAGGTTGGTTGGGTGCCCTCGAATTACGTTACTCCTGTCAACTCGTTGGAGAAACATTCGTGGTACCACGGGAGAATATCGAGAAACGCCGCCGAATATCTTTTAAGTTCCGGCATAAATGGGAGCTTTTTGGTACGAGAATCGGAGAGCAGTCCCGGACAGCGGAGTATTTCGTTGCGTTACGAAGGACGCGTTTATCATTACAGGATCAGCGAGGACAGCGAGGGAAAG atgttCGTAACTACGGAAAGCAAATTCAATACATTGGCGGAATTAGTACATCACCATTCCATGCTGGCCGATGGTTTGATAACGCAGCTACTGTACCCAGCTCCCAAACACAATAAACCTACAGTTTTCCCACTTAGTCCGG AACCTGACGAATGGGAGATCAATCGAACGGACATCGTCATGCGACATAAATTAGGCGGCGGACAGTACGGTGACGTCTACGAAGCAGTTTGGAAGAGGTACAACATGACTGTGGCAGTGAAAACATTGAAG GAAGACACTATGGCTCTGAAAGATTTTCTCGAGGAAGCAGCAATAATGAAGGAAATGAAGCATCGAAATTTGGTACAATTGCTCGGTGTCTGCACCCGGGAACCTCCCTTCTACATTATCACAGAATTCATGAGCAAAGGAAATCTTTTGGATTATCTGCGGAACGAGAGCAAACATCAAATAAACGCCGTTGTTCTGATGCACATGGCGACACAAATAGCAAGCGGAATGAGCTATTTGGAAAGTAGGAACTTCATACACAG AGATTTGGCCGCGAGAAATTGCCTGGTCGGAGAAAATCATTTGGTGAAGGTGGCCGATTTTGGTTTGGCACGATTGATGAGAGACGATACGTATACGGCTCACGCTGGAGCCAAATTTCCAATAAAATGGACGGCACCAGAGGGTTTGGcttacaataaattttcgacgaAATCGGACGTTTGGGCATTTGGTATATTGCTGTGGGAAATAGCGACGTATGGAATGTCCCCGTATCCAGGTGTCGATCTAACCGACGTTTATCACATGCTCGAGAAGGGATATCGAATGGAATGTCCACCGGGCTGTCCGCCAAAAGTATACGAGCTAATGCGACAATGTTGGCAATGGCTCGCCGTCGAACGACCAACGTTCAAGGAAATACATCATTCGTTGGAAAATATGTTTCAGGAGTCCAGTATTACAGAGG AGGTAGAAAAGCAGCTACAGGGCGGAGGTGAAATCCCTTTGCTATCATACAAAAAATCGCATACCGGAAGTACAGGAAATATACACGGCCTTGTGCTCGTTACCGATCAATTGTCAAATACGGGTTTGACCCAGG atGGCTCGAGCACCGTGACGAAACTGAGCACTTTTATGGGTGGCCTTTCGAGCAAAGCTAACAACAGTAGCATCGTACAGATGAGACGTTCAACAAATAAAAAGGGAAAGCAAGCTCCTGCACCGCCCAAACGTACGAG CCTTTTGTCCTCCTGCAGTTCGTTCCGCGATTCAGCCTATCAGGAACAGGATCAGCGTGACATTGACGTCGGCGGTGTCGGCCTCGATGATGGAACAGATGTAAATG GTATCACGCGAGATCTTGTGACAATGGCGACACAATCGATAACGGCAGGAGGCTGCGATTTGGACGACGACGGGGACGGAGGATCCCAAGGGACTGCGGAGCCAAATTATCCTCCGCAGCCGTCGGCCTCACCGGAGCCAGTGCCCAACAAACAGAGCAATCTCAAACAAATTAAAACACGACCCTACCCATCTAAGGAAGTACTACCCCAGAAG CTGGTACACGTGGGAGCCCTGGAAGTGCAAAATGTTAAGCGTGCCATAAACCGCTACGGCACATTGCCAAAAGGTGCAAGAATCGGGGCATACCTCGAGTCTCTTCGTCAGAGTGGAATGCCCTCTAGTCAAGAGGGTGGAGGCGGAGTATCGATAAGCTCGTTGTCGTCGACGAGTaatcagcagcagcagcaaaatTCGCAAaatcaacaacaacagcagcagcagcagcagcacgaTATGACGAGCGGAAGTTCCAGTATAATGGAGAGTCAACAGCATCGTTCGTTGTCACCTCGTCAGAACAATTTGCGAAATCAGCCGCAAATGACTCGGAGTAACTCGTCGAGCGGTGTAGTGAGCACTTATCAACCGCCAAATTCGCCGCGCAGTCGCGGTTCGGGCTCTCGCAAGACCAACAACGACAACATTGGCCTGAGGACATTTAGATCGGGAACGGCTGCTGCGGTAGCAGCGAATACGTCGACCTTTCGTACGGCAAGTCCATCGAGATTGGTCCAACCTACTCTGGCGGATCTTGAGTTTCCACCGCCGCCACTCGATTTGCCGCCACCGCCTaaccatcatcatcatcaccatcaccaCCATCACCACCATCATCAGCAGCAGTCGTCTTCGAATTCCGGGGATCAGTGCGATTTGCCAATAACCTCCTCGTGCTCGCTGAGCGTCGATTGTGGCTCAACTAAATCCTCGGGGTCTCCGCTGGGTACACGCAAATCAAAATCGGATAGAACGCGAGGTTCGCGGGAAGAGCCAACCAGTGGTGAACAGGAGGCCGAAGAGCGCGGCAATGACGTCAGCACCGCGGAGCCATCGGTCCGTGAGGCGAGTTCACGCTTCGGCGTTAGTCTTCGACGACGAGAAACTCAAACGAGCGATTCTACAACATTTTCGAACAATTCGTCGAGGGTGTCGACTGAGGAGAAAAAGGTCGCATCGGTGGTGggccagcagcagcagcagcagcagcaacgtGGCAAAGAAATATCCGTGCGAAAGCACGAATCGATCATGTCCCCACCGGAAGAATCGCCACCACCGCCTCCACCCCCGCCGCCACCTCCTCTGGAATCTTGCAACGACACCTTCATCGATAAGCCCGGTATGAAGGAGATGCTGGAGTTGAAGCTCATAAACGAGATTAAGAACAGCGCCGACAACAAAACGATAATCGGTGGTGCTGTTAACAGCAGAGCGAACACGACGAGCAGCGGCGTCGCTTCGATGTCCCTCGATCCGGCCTCTCAATTGTTGTCCGAATTGTGCGCCAGTTTTAGCATGGAAGGTGCCGGCCCAACGAGGCAATCGTTCCAGCCGAGCGAGTACGCGATATCAACGTTAAAAAGTACGGATTCGGGGAACGATGTGTCTCGAGATTCATGCGAAAAGTATGCGAGCGTCACAACGAAACAGGAAATATCTCCGATCGTTGAGAGCGTTCCTCCCAATGCGGTTGGTACCTTCAAGCTCAAGCGCGTTGAGAAAACTCGAAACAATCATCCACCGAAGGAGGAAACGAGCGACGGCCCGCAAATCATTGATTTTAAAGCGCGTTTACGGAAAGTGGACAATACCGAAAAGCCTAACGAGGAAAGAGGCggaggcggcggcggcggcggcggcagtGGCAACAGCAAACGTACCTCTGAGGAAACAACAGCGAGCAGTGACGGATATTCGGGAACGAACGAGGAGCAACAGGAGGAGGACAAACGTCGAAGCACCGGTAGCATAAGTAGCCTCAAAAGATTGTGGGAGAACAAGGAAGCTTCCTCGATCTCGATTGAGAATCAACCTCCTAGTCCAAAATTGGGTGCTCGAGGTACGATGAAGCAGCAGGAAACGACAGACCCCGGTGAAGAGTCTCCGGAGGATCATAGCGGAGCTTCAACGAGAAGTTCAACGAGCAAACAGAGCAGCGAGACCCGCTCTTGGCCGCCTCCGATAACGAGCCTCGAGCTCGAGAAACCAATCGTACCGGCAAAACCACCGAAATCGTTGGTCGTCAGCTCCGCCAAACATTTCGTGTCCTCGATATACGCGACGCCGAATTGTGACAGACAAACCACCAGTTTAGCTCACTCCGGTAGCAATACGAGCGCCGACGAGGACGCCTCGAAGCAGCAGATCGTCGATACAACCAAAAACTCGAAACACAACGTTCTCGAGATTTCAGCTGCGATCGAGAACAGCATAACCAATCTCAAAGGTTCACCATCGATCGTAATCGCCAGCTGGCTCCAATTGTCCGACAAAGTGGGCCTCCTGCACGGCATATGCGTCGGCATGACCGACACCGCGATATCGCCCCACGTGAGATTTCAATTTCGCGATATTCTCACGCGCCTCGAGCTACAGGCTCGTCAATTACGAGCTGCTGGTACCCGAAATATCACCGAGAACACAAGACTGCTCAGTGACGTACAGAATACGATCAAAGACGTAACTAATATGGTACAGCGATAA
- the Abl gene encoding tyrosine-protein kinase Abl isoform X1, with protein sequence MGAQQTKDRVIPAGSAVRQTRKQPRNPKESRLIGSNIFTEHSEALLQSRPLPHIPALPEGDPPSGSSVQSISQQTNLQQQHANVSSGGLLEAANRWTSKENLLAQEEDDPQLFVALYDFQAGGENQLSLKKGEQVRILSYNKSGEWCEAHSSTGQVGWVPSNYVTPVNSLEKHSWYHGRISRNAAEYLLSSGINGSFLVRESESSPGQRSISLRYEGRVYHYRISEDSEGKMFVTTESKFNTLAELVHHHSMLADGLITQLLYPAPKHNKPTVFPLSPEPDEWEINRTDIVMRHKLGGGQYGDVYEAVWKRYNMTVAVKTLKEDTMALKDFLEEAAIMKEMKHRNLVQLLGVCTREPPFYIITEFMSKGNLLDYLRNESKHQINAVVLMHMATQIASGMSYLESRNFIHRDLAARNCLVGENHLVKVADFGLARLMRDDTYTAHAGAKFPIKWTAPEGLAYNKFSTKSDVWAFGILLWEIATYGMSPYPGVDLTDVYHMLEKGYRMECPPGCPPKVYELMRQCWQWLAVERPTFKEIHHSLENMFQESSITEEVEKQLQGGGEIPLLSYKKSHTGSTGNIHGLVLVTDQLSNTGLTQDGSSTVTKLSTFMGGLSSKANNSSIVQMRRSTNKKGKQAPAPPKRTSLLSSCSSFRDSAYQEQDQRDIDVGGVGLDDGTDVNGIDKIFQGITRDLVTMATQSITAGGCDLDDDGDGGSQGTAEPNYPPQPSASPEPVPNKQSNLKQIKTRPYPSKEVLPQKLVHVGALEVQNVKRAINRYGTLPKGARIGAYLESLRQSGMPSSQEGGGGVSISSLSSTSNQQQQQNSQNQQQQQQQQQHDMTSGSSSIMESQQHRSLSPRQNNLRNQPQMTRSNSSSGVVSTYQPPNSPRSRGSGSRKTNNDNIGLRTFRSGTAAAVAANTSTFRTASPSRLVQPTLADLEFPPPPLDLPPPPNHHHHHHHHHHHHHQQQSSSNSGDQCDLPITSSCSLSVDCGSTKSSGSPLGTRKSKSDRTRGSREEPTSGEQEAEERGNDVSTAEPSVREASSRFGVSLRRRETQTSDSTTFSNNSSRVSTEEKKVASVVGQQQQQQQQRGKEISVRKHESIMSPPEESPPPPPPPPPPPLESCNDTFIDKPGMKEMLELKLINEIKNSADNKTIIGGAVNSRANTTSSGVASMSLDPASQLLSELCASFSMEGAGPTRQSFQPSEYAISTLKSTDSGNDVSRDSCEKYASVTTKQEISPIVESVPPNAVGTFKLKRVEKTRNNHPPKEETSDGPQIIDFKARLRKVDNTEKPNEERGGGGGGGGGSGNSKRTSEETTASSDGYSGTNEEQQEEDKRRSTGSISSLKRLWENKEASSISIENQPPSPKLGARGTMKQQETTDPGEESPEDHSGASTRSSTSKQSSETRSWPPPITSLELEKPIVPAKPPKSLVVSSAKHFVSSIYATPNCDRQTTSLAHSGSNTSADEDASKQQIVDTTKNSKHNVLEISAAIENSITNLKGSPSIVIASWLQLSDKVGLLHGICVGMTDTAISPHVRFQFRDILTRLELQARQLRAAGTRNITENTRLLSDVQNTIKDVTNMVQR encoded by the exons ATGGACGAGTAAGGAAAATCTCCTTGCCCAGGAAGAGGACGATCCACAGCTATTCGTGGCCCTTTACGATTTCCAAGCCGGAGGAGAAAATCAGCTCAGTCTGAAAAAAG GTGAGCAGGTTCGAATTCTAAGTTACAACAAAAGCGGAGAATGGTGCGAGGCTCATTCGAGCACCGGCCAGGTTGGTTGGGTGCCCTCGAATTACGTTACTCCTGTCAACTCGTTGGAGAAACATTCGTGGTACCACGGGAGAATATCGAGAAACGCCGCCGAATATCTTTTAAGTTCCGGCATAAATGGGAGCTTTTTGGTACGAGAATCGGAGAGCAGTCCCGGACAGCGGAGTATTTCGTTGCGTTACGAAGGACGCGTTTATCATTACAGGATCAGCGAGGACAGCGAGGGAAAG atgttCGTAACTACGGAAAGCAAATTCAATACATTGGCGGAATTAGTACATCACCATTCCATGCTGGCCGATGGTTTGATAACGCAGCTACTGTACCCAGCTCCCAAACACAATAAACCTACAGTTTTCCCACTTAGTCCGG AACCTGACGAATGGGAGATCAATCGAACGGACATCGTCATGCGACATAAATTAGGCGGCGGACAGTACGGTGACGTCTACGAAGCAGTTTGGAAGAGGTACAACATGACTGTGGCAGTGAAAACATTGAAG GAAGACACTATGGCTCTGAAAGATTTTCTCGAGGAAGCAGCAATAATGAAGGAAATGAAGCATCGAAATTTGGTACAATTGCTCGGTGTCTGCACCCGGGAACCTCCCTTCTACATTATCACAGAATTCATGAGCAAAGGAAATCTTTTGGATTATCTGCGGAACGAGAGCAAACATCAAATAAACGCCGTTGTTCTGATGCACATGGCGACACAAATAGCAAGCGGAATGAGCTATTTGGAAAGTAGGAACTTCATACACAG AGATTTGGCCGCGAGAAATTGCCTGGTCGGAGAAAATCATTTGGTGAAGGTGGCCGATTTTGGTTTGGCACGATTGATGAGAGACGATACGTATACGGCTCACGCTGGAGCCAAATTTCCAATAAAATGGACGGCACCAGAGGGTTTGGcttacaataaattttcgacgaAATCGGACGTTTGGGCATTTGGTATATTGCTGTGGGAAATAGCGACGTATGGAATGTCCCCGTATCCAGGTGTCGATCTAACCGACGTTTATCACATGCTCGAGAAGGGATATCGAATGGAATGTCCACCGGGCTGTCCGCCAAAAGTATACGAGCTAATGCGACAATGTTGGCAATGGCTCGCCGTCGAACGACCAACGTTCAAGGAAATACATCATTCGTTGGAAAATATGTTTCAGGAGTCCAGTATTACAGAGG AGGTAGAAAAGCAGCTACAGGGCGGAGGTGAAATCCCTTTGCTATCATACAAAAAATCGCATACCGGAAGTACAGGAAATATACACGGCCTTGTGCTCGTTACCGATCAATTGTCAAATACGGGTTTGACCCAGG atGGCTCGAGCACCGTGACGAAACTGAGCACTTTTATGGGTGGCCTTTCGAGCAAAGCTAACAACAGTAGCATCGTACAGATGAGACGTTCAACAAATAAAAAGGGAAAGCAAGCTCCTGCACCGCCCAAACGTACGAG CCTTTTGTCCTCCTGCAGTTCGTTCCGCGATTCAGCCTATCAGGAACAGGATCAGCGTGACATTGACGTCGGCGGTGTCGGCCTCGATGATGGAACAGATGTAAATGGTATTGATAAGATTTTTCAAG GTATCACGCGAGATCTTGTGACAATGGCGACACAATCGATAACGGCAGGAGGCTGCGATTTGGACGACGACGGGGACGGAGGATCCCAAGGGACTGCGGAGCCAAATTATCCTCCGCAGCCGTCGGCCTCACCGGAGCCAGTGCCCAACAAACAGAGCAATCTCAAACAAATTAAAACACGACCCTACCCATCTAAGGAAGTACTACCCCAGAAG CTGGTACACGTGGGAGCCCTGGAAGTGCAAAATGTTAAGCGTGCCATAAACCGCTACGGCACATTGCCAAAAGGTGCAAGAATCGGGGCATACCTCGAGTCTCTTCGTCAGAGTGGAATGCCCTCTAGTCAAGAGGGTGGAGGCGGAGTATCGATAAGCTCGTTGTCGTCGACGAGTaatcagcagcagcagcaaaatTCGCAAaatcaacaacaacagcagcagcagcagcagcacgaTATGACGAGCGGAAGTTCCAGTATAATGGAGAGTCAACAGCATCGTTCGTTGTCACCTCGTCAGAACAATTTGCGAAATCAGCCGCAAATGACTCGGAGTAACTCGTCGAGCGGTGTAGTGAGCACTTATCAACCGCCAAATTCGCCGCGCAGTCGCGGTTCGGGCTCTCGCAAGACCAACAACGACAACATTGGCCTGAGGACATTTAGATCGGGAACGGCTGCTGCGGTAGCAGCGAATACGTCGACCTTTCGTACGGCAAGTCCATCGAGATTGGTCCAACCTACTCTGGCGGATCTTGAGTTTCCACCGCCGCCACTCGATTTGCCGCCACCGCCTaaccatcatcatcatcaccatcaccaCCATCACCACCATCATCAGCAGCAGTCGTCTTCGAATTCCGGGGATCAGTGCGATTTGCCAATAACCTCCTCGTGCTCGCTGAGCGTCGATTGTGGCTCAACTAAATCCTCGGGGTCTCCGCTGGGTACACGCAAATCAAAATCGGATAGAACGCGAGGTTCGCGGGAAGAGCCAACCAGTGGTGAACAGGAGGCCGAAGAGCGCGGCAATGACGTCAGCACCGCGGAGCCATCGGTCCGTGAGGCGAGTTCACGCTTCGGCGTTAGTCTTCGACGACGAGAAACTCAAACGAGCGATTCTACAACATTTTCGAACAATTCGTCGAGGGTGTCGACTGAGGAGAAAAAGGTCGCATCGGTGGTGggccagcagcagcagcagcagcagcaacgtGGCAAAGAAATATCCGTGCGAAAGCACGAATCGATCATGTCCCCACCGGAAGAATCGCCACCACCGCCTCCACCCCCGCCGCCACCTCCTCTGGAATCTTGCAACGACACCTTCATCGATAAGCCCGGTATGAAGGAGATGCTGGAGTTGAAGCTCATAAACGAGATTAAGAACAGCGCCGACAACAAAACGATAATCGGTGGTGCTGTTAACAGCAGAGCGAACACGACGAGCAGCGGCGTCGCTTCGATGTCCCTCGATCCGGCCTCTCAATTGTTGTCCGAATTGTGCGCCAGTTTTAGCATGGAAGGTGCCGGCCCAACGAGGCAATCGTTCCAGCCGAGCGAGTACGCGATATCAACGTTAAAAAGTACGGATTCGGGGAACGATGTGTCTCGAGATTCATGCGAAAAGTATGCGAGCGTCACAACGAAACAGGAAATATCTCCGATCGTTGAGAGCGTTCCTCCCAATGCGGTTGGTACCTTCAAGCTCAAGCGCGTTGAGAAAACTCGAAACAATCATCCACCGAAGGAGGAAACGAGCGACGGCCCGCAAATCATTGATTTTAAAGCGCGTTTACGGAAAGTGGACAATACCGAAAAGCCTAACGAGGAAAGAGGCggaggcggcggcggcggcggcggcagtGGCAACAGCAAACGTACCTCTGAGGAAACAACAGCGAGCAGTGACGGATATTCGGGAACGAACGAGGAGCAACAGGAGGAGGACAAACGTCGAAGCACCGGTAGCATAAGTAGCCTCAAAAGATTGTGGGAGAACAAGGAAGCTTCCTCGATCTCGATTGAGAATCAACCTCCTAGTCCAAAATTGGGTGCTCGAGGTACGATGAAGCAGCAGGAAACGACAGACCCCGGTGAAGAGTCTCCGGAGGATCATAGCGGAGCTTCAACGAGAAGTTCAACGAGCAAACAGAGCAGCGAGACCCGCTCTTGGCCGCCTCCGATAACGAGCCTCGAGCTCGAGAAACCAATCGTACCGGCAAAACCACCGAAATCGTTGGTCGTCAGCTCCGCCAAACATTTCGTGTCCTCGATATACGCGACGCCGAATTGTGACAGACAAACCACCAGTTTAGCTCACTCCGGTAGCAATACGAGCGCCGACGAGGACGCCTCGAAGCAGCAGATCGTCGATACAACCAAAAACTCGAAACACAACGTTCTCGAGATTTCAGCTGCGATCGAGAACAGCATAACCAATCTCAAAGGTTCACCATCGATCGTAATCGCCAGCTGGCTCCAATTGTCCGACAAAGTGGGCCTCCTGCACGGCATATGCGTCGGCATGACCGACACCGCGATATCGCCCCACGTGAGATTTCAATTTCGCGATATTCTCACGCGCCTCGAGCTACAGGCTCGTCAATTACGAGCTGCTGGTACCCGAAATATCACCGAGAACACAAGACTGCTCAGTGACGTACAGAATACGATCAAAGACGTAACTAATATGGTACAGCGATAA